CGCTGCGACGTTGGTTCCAGCCGGCAGTTCGTATCCGCCCAGCTCCATCGGCCTGGCGAGCACGCGGTTGATGTCGGTCGCGACCGGCCAGAGACGCAGCGACTCCCGCACCACGGCATCCAGCAGCGGGAGGCGCGCCCAGGCCATCGGATCCGCATCCGGCCCAAGAGGCGCAAGCTCGTCGAGCAGCGCTCCGAGGCATCGCGGTTCGCGATGCAGCCAGTACAGGCCCCAGGACAGCGAGACGACGGACGTCTCGTGCCCGGCGATCAGCGTCGTGATCATGTTGTCCCGGATGGCCGCGTCGCTCATCGGCGAGCCGTCCTCATGACGCGCGGCGACGATCCGGCTGAGTACGGACGCTCCCTGGGCGCCGTCGGCGCGTGCGCGGACGATCGCCTCCTGGAGCAGATCCTCGAGACGGCGGCGGGCCGCACCGAACCGGCGGTAAGGCGGCAGGTTGTCGTTGTCGAATCGCATCGCGGCAAGCAGCAGGAACGACGGCTTGCCGTAGCCCTCGCTGAAAGCGGAGATCGCCGATCGGAAGGCCTGCATGCTTTCGGGCGTATCGGCTCCGAACACGGTGCGGAGGATGACGTCCAGGGCCACGGCCACGGCCTTTTCACGCACGAGGAAGCTTTCGCCTTGGGGCATACCGCCAAATGCGTCGAGCGCCGCTTCGCGCATCACGCCGCCCATCGCGTTGAGCGTCTCTCCCTGGAAATGCGGAACCAGCAGCCGTCGCTCACGCCGCAGCGCTCGGCCCGCAAGCCGCGTGGTCCCATTCATGCCGAGCACGCGCGCCGGGCCCGGATCGAGGTTGACGCCATACTGGTCGACCGGGGCCGTGATGATCTGGCGGACAAGCTCCGGACGGCCGGTCATCACGGACAGGCGCGCGGTCCGTACCGTGAACAGATCCCCATAGCGTCGGGCGTAGCCGCGCAGCGTCGTGTAGGGATCGCGGAGGTAGCGGACCATCTGCAGCAGCCGGAACGGCGGGCCGGGCGGCAGGCCGCGGACCAGCGGGGCGTCGGCCATGAGTTGGACTTCTTGCATGTGACGCGCCCCTCGCTTTGCTTTCTCAGACCGGAATGAGCCGGTATGCTGTATCTTCTGTCGACGTGGACATCAGGGAAGTGAACACGCCATGGATCGGACGGAAAGCGCCGCGTCCTCGCCGATGACCGCTCTCGGCCTGATCGGCCGGCTCCTGATGGCGCGCGGTCGCAACCGTGCCGATCTCTGCTACGAGTTCATGGGTACCCGCAACTGCCCGACCACCGACTCCACCTACCTGAACCTGGGCTACTGGCGGGACACGAACGATTACAGGCAAGCCGCCGAAGCCATGGTGGATCTCCTGGGCCATGCGGCGGCGATCGGCGAAGGGGACACCGTGGTCGATGCCGGTTGCGGTTTCGGCGATCAGGACGTGCGCCTCGCGCAGACACGCAACGCCGTCCGGATCCACGGCGTCAACATCACCGAATCCCAGATCGCGCATGCGCGCCTGCACAACGCGCACCCGCGCGTCACCTACCATGTCGCCTCGGCGACCGCGTTGCCGTTCGAGGACGGCAGCATCGACAAGGTCGTCTCGCTCGAGGCCGCGTTCCATTTCGATACCCGCGAGACCTTCCTGCGCGAGGCTTTCCGCGTGCTGCGCCCCGGCGGCCGCCTAGCCGTCATCGACCTCGTGCCTCTCGAGCGGAACGGTAGGCCGCAGACCGGCGGTCTGCGCGGTGCCCTGGAACGCTGGGCGTCGCAGACCCCGGGCGCCAACGTCTACGGCATCACCCGTTACGGTGAGATCCTTCGCGCGACCGGTTACGTCGACGGTCAGCTGCGCTCGATCGCGCCGGACGTCCTGCCGCCCTACGTCGCCTTCATGCACAAGCTGCTCGCCGATCCCGACCAGGCCAGCCGCTTCCATCCGATGATCCGCAAAGCGATGCAGCATCCGAACAATCCGTTCGCGTCGTCCGACTACATTCTCGTCACCGCAGCGAAGCCCGCATCGGCGTAGGCGCAGGCTGCCGTCCCCGGTTCACCACCGCATCGAGCCGTTCGACGAAGATCGCCGCCGCTTCCTGCATCAGCCGGTCGGCCAGCACGTCGACATGACGTCGCCGCCAATCCTCGAGCGCCGTGCCCTTGAGCCAGCGGTTCGCGGCGCCCATCGCTGGGCCGCAGTGGATCTGGAAATTGGCGCGCTGGTCCGCGCGGCCGTCGATGGCGAGGCGGCTGGAGTGGATGAAGTACCAGCGGAACACCATGGCCATCTTCTTGCGCGGGTTGGCCTCGGCCTCGACGAGTTCGGAAGCCGCGTGGCCGGCATAGAAATCGGCGGTTTCCTGCCATATCGCGTCGATGGTCCGGCCGAAATAACGCTCCTCGATCTCCCGCCGGTCGTCCGCCGGGATCGCGTCCAGGCCGGGCAGGGTGCGGTAGAGCTCGTAGAGCCGATTGGCCCGGCCTGCGAACAGGCTGCCGCGCTTGAGCACCTGCACCTTGGCGCCCAGCTCGAACATGTCGCCGGCCGGCGCGATCTCGACATCGGCGAGATCGGCCTGTGCCAGCATGTCCTTGGCGGTCTCGGAAATGCCGGCCTCGGGCGTGCACTGGTTGATCGAGCCGGTCAGAATGAAGTCGGCACCCAGCATGAAGGCGGCAGCGGCGGCCTCGGGCGTGCCGATGCCCCCCGCAGCGCCAATGCGGACCCGCTGGCGGAGGCGGGTCCGGGCGGCGATCTCGTCGCGCAGGCGGCGAAAATGCGGCACCAGGGTATAGGCGACGCGACGGTCCGTATGACCGCCGGAGTCGGCCTCGGCGCAGACGTCGTCCGCGAGCGGCACGCCTTGCGCGAGGCGCGCCTGCTCGGCCGTGATCCGCCCCGAGCCGAGCAGGGCTCGGACGATGTCCCCGTCGGGCGGCGCGAAAAACTGCCTGGCGACCTCCGGACGCGACACCTTCGCGATCACGCGATTGCGGATGACGGTCGAGCCGTCCGGACCGCTGGCCAGGCCTGCGACACGGTAACGGACCAGGGCCGGCGTGGCGCGCACGAAGGCGGAAGCTTCGATCCGATCCACCTGCTCCGCGAGGAGAAGGTCGACCAACTCGTCTTCTTGCGCCGGCAGGACCGGGCTGTGCAGAAGGTTCACGCCGAAGGACCCGTTCGGGCCGACCGCCGCCCGGATGCGGCGTATCGCCGAAGCGACACGAGCCACCGGAAGGCCGCCCGCCCCGAAGAAGCTCAGGATTCCGGCCCTGGCCAGCCGAACGACCCACTCCTCGGACGCAATCCCCTTGCCCATGGCCCCGGCCACATAGGGATGGCGAACGCCGTGGTCGGCGAGGAATGACACGTCGCCCAGCACATCGGATGCCGTCGAGGATGGACGGTCGCTTGCACAGGGGATCGGGGACGCGTCCATCCGCTGCTCGTTCCGGCTTGTCTCTACGAAACACGTCCGGCCACCCCTTTTGGCGAGGTGGCCGGCTGATGCGCGCCGCACCGACAACCAAGCACCGACGGATCGGCGGCCTCGGCTGAATCAGCGGAGAAGAAGCCTAGTCGTCGTCATCGTCATCATCGTCATCATCGTCATAGTCGAACATCTCGTCGAGGCGCGATTCCTCGCGAACCACGACGACGACCGCCTGGGCGTTGGCGCCGATGATGCCTTCCTCACGCAGGCTGAGGATCGCGTCCTCGACCTTGTCCGTTAGGCGGCCCTCGCCTCGCCGAAGCTTCTTGACCGCACGCCGGCTATGCTCGCCGAGATCGACGACACACAGCTCGGAAATGGCCTCTACCTCGGCCGGCGCTTCCTTCTTGGTCGCCGTCACTGTTTCCGTCGCGTTCGCAGATGGCATCACGTGAGCTCCTGATGCTCGTTCCATTGCAGCCTGGATGGAGGGCGTCCCTCAGTCGCGATCGCGAAAGAGCTTGTTCAGCCGGAAGAGGCGCTTGGGACGCGACTTGCGAACGGCCCTCATCACGTTGTCGGGCATGTCGCGGACCCAGCCGTCGCGCCGCTTCTCGTTCGAGCGGCGATGCCGCCCGAGATAATTGTCGATGACATTGGCCTGAAACTGGAGAATCTCGCGCACCTCGCGCTCGATCGGGCGCAAGGTCCGTGATTGCTTCTTCGTCTTGCGCTCGCCCTCATAGGCGTCGCGGGCGACGATACGGCCGCGCTCGTCCTTCCGGATGACCGTCACGCGCTTGATCGGCTGGCGGTCATCGTCGTGATCGCGGCGGCGGTAGACGCTTCGACCTCCGCTCTCGCCGGGCTTGACGACGGTAACACGCCTGACGTCGCTATCCATCTTAAGTGCCATAAGCCCATCCTTTAGGTCGAAAGCTTCGCTTTGGAAGTGAATGCCTACGATGTCTTGCCGCAAGTATAGACAAGCTTCGCTGGCGCCGCAACCAAACTCACTGGGACCGACGTCTGGAATTTGGCTCGGGCTGAAGAAGTTCACGTACAATACGCGAAGCGACGAGCAGGAGAAAGCATCCTGTCACGATGAGAATAACCCACCAGCCATATTCCAGATTGGGGAGATCATCAACTATCGTGTCAAGCAGTGTGTAGTCATCAGTTCCGTTGAGCGTATGATCGTGAAAGGTAAATCGGTACATAACGCCGATCAGGCTTATCGCTACAATGAACGATGTCACCTTTATGACCAGGGCGAAGATGCGCGATACCTTGGAGACTGTGGCTTCAAAATTGAAGGCGGAGGCGCGCATGACCGGGCCAAGCATCAGGTGATATTCATCGATCGTAGCGGCCATCTGACCAAGTCGGCTGGCGATGGCTTGCGGCTTGATCGAGGCCATGATGACGCGTCGCGTTGCTTTTTTGAAATATTCCTGCAGTATTTTTATGTAGTTTAAATCCTTGTGAAGATAGGAAAGGGAGCCGTCGAGCGTGGACAAGGTCCGGGCAATTTTAAGAAATTCCCAGGTCTGCTGGGCGCCGTATCGATAGAGTATGCGGCTGACTTCCGCCGCGCCGTTATTGACACTTCGTTCGGCGAACGGCAGATGAGGGATCTTGGTCTTATTGCTCCAGACGCGCAGGGACCGGATCAGGTCCGAGCGGAGCTCGCGCATATTGCGCGACGGCAGTTGCACGCAGAGGCGCAGCTGAAGGTCGGCTGCTTTCCCGAAATCATTGTCGGCCAAGGCGCGCTGCAGCCCGCGATAGAGGGTCAGGAACTCCCGATCGAGCGAGCCGACGCTGCCGAGATCGATGAGCGCGATCCGGCTGTCGCGCAGCAGGATGATGTTGCCGGGATGCAGGTCGGCATGGAACAGGTTGTTCTCGAAGAGCTGCCGCATGAAGGAGATCAGCAGGCGCTTGCCCACGAGCTTGGGCTTGATGTTGTTCGCCTCCAGCCATCGGTTCACCCGCTCGGGGTCTTCCTCGCGGATGCGGATGTAGTCGCTCATCAGCACGCCTGCGATGCGTTCCATCACGATGATGTTGCTGGTCGACAGGTCGCCATAGACGTGCGGGATGTAGATCTTGTGGCCGCGCGTCGTCCGGCGAAGCTCCTTCATGTTGCTGATTTCGTAGCGGTAGTCCGTCTCCTCGCGGAAGATCTCCTCGAACTCGCCCATCGCGTCCTGGAGGCGGAGGCGCCGCAGGCTCGGCAGGCGGTTCAGGCGCTTGGCGACGAAGCGCAGCAGGCGCATGTCCCGGACGAAGCGCTCGCGCACGCCCGGCCGCAGGACCTTGACCACCACGTCCTTGTTGCCCTTCCGCAAGCGCGCGGCATGCACCTGGGAAAGAGAGGCGGCGGCGAACGGCATGGGGTCGAACGCGGCGAAGACGCTGTCGATCGAGGCGCCGAGCTCGCGCTCGACGACCTGCATGGCCACCTCCGGCGAGAAGCCGAGGGCGCGATGCTGGAGTTGCGCAAGCTCGTCGCAGAGCTCGGTCGGCAGGGCGTCCCGGCGCAACGACATCAGTTGCCCGACCTTCATCCACAGTCCGCCGAGCCGCTCGAACACCGCGCGAAGCTCGCGGCCCGTGCGCGCAGGGCTACCCTCGCCTTTGATCCGCAGCCACAAGAGCTTGAAGAAGACGCGGATGAAGGCGCCCGCGACGAGGAAGACGCTCGAGTGGTCGGAGAACGGCGAGTCGACGATCGCGACGCCCTTCTGCTCGGACGGGATGGTGAGCGCCGTCGGCTCGCGCTCGGGCTGGCGCATCCGGCTGGCGCCCGGGAGGATGACGACGCGCCGGACGACCTTCGGCCGGATTCCGGTTCGTTTCCGGGACGACAGGCCGGCGGAAGCCTGGCGATCAAAGGCCACGACGTTCACGGGCATCACTCCCTTGCCAGCCGGCGTCCCGCTGCGAGGTGACGGAGACCTCGGTGCGGATCAGGCGATCGATAGCGGAATGTGTCATCGGGCGGGACCGTACGGCAACGCGGTTCCGCGTTCCATGACGAACGGCGAGGGAAAGCACGTGGCCGGCGCTCGGCCGCAGCGTCCGGAACAGCCAGTCATCGGCGTCATCGGCGCAGCTTTCGGCGAAGCTGATCGTCACGGGGTCATCCGGCCGGAAGGCGAACCGGTCGAGAGGCAGGGCCAGCCCCTCGCCGCGCGCCTTGACGTAGGCTTCCTTCAACGTCCAGAGCCGAAAGAAGAGATCGCGCTGCGATGCGGGCGACGTCGCGCGCAGAAGGGCCTGCTCGGACGGTGCGAAATAGGCGCCGGCAATTTCCAGCGGATGGCCGCCGCGCTCGGCGCATTCGATGTCCACGCCGATGTCGTGACCCATGGCCATGGCGCAGGCGACGGCGCCGTGCGTGTGCGAGATGTTGAACCGCACCGCGGGCAACCCGTGCGCCGGGTCGATATCGGGCTTGCCGTGAGGGCCATTCACGAAGCGCCATGCCGGCGGCGGCAGGTCGAACATGCGGTGCAGGAGCGCCCGCAACAGGGCATGGGCGGCCGTGTAGGACCGGCGATCGCGCTCGAACACGAAGCGTGCCGCCCGGTCCCGTTCCTCCGGACTCAGCAGCGACGGCCACCGCGTCCATACCGTCTCCGGAACGCCGTCCAGGACGAGCCACCACACGCAGACGGTGTCCGCATCCGGGACGTGCGCCGCTTCGGAAAGGGATTGCCAATCCTCGAAGCCCATCGGTATCTTTTTCCTTGTCGCGCAAGTCGAAACGGACGAACGGATGCAGCGGCTCGCCGATCGGAGGCCTGATGCCGCGCACGATCATGATGTTCTGCGGACAGGGCGCCCAGTATTACCAGATGGGCCGCGAGTTCTACCGCGAAAACGCCATCTACCGGCAGGCAATCGACCGGTGTGACGCGATTTGCAAGGCCTTGGGCGCAAGGCCGGTCAGCGACATCGTGTATTCCCGTCCTCTCGGCGAGAGCGAGCACTTCGATCACTTGACCGAGAGCAATGTCGCGCTGCTGTCTGTCGAGTATGCGCTGGCCATGGTCATGTTCGACCGGGGGGTCCAGCCGGAGCGTCTGCTCGGGTACAGCCTGGGCGAGACCGTCGCGGCGGTGGTGGGCGGCGTCCTCGCGCTGGAAGACGGCTTGCGTCTTGTGCATGGACAAGCTGAGTTGCTCAGGCGGCTCGGGACGCCCGGCGGCATGGTGGCCGCGCTGGCCGATCACGGCCGCGTGCGTCGATGCGTCGGGGACTATGCCGAGATCGCTGCGGTCAACGCGCCCGCGCATTGCGTCGTGTCCACGGTCGCCGCGACGATCCCCGCGACCTGCGACGCGCTCGAGCGCGAGGGCGTGATCTGGGCCCGCCTGCCGATTCGCTATCCGTTTCACGCCAGCCCGCTCGAGCCCATGGCCGAGCCCATGCTGCGCTTCCTGTCCGACTTCCGCTACGAGGTTCCGCGGCTGCCGATCGTGTCCGCGGCGACGGGCGGAATCGTCGGCCGGTTCGATGCCGCGCATGTCTGGTCGGTCATGCGCGAGCGCCTGTGCTTCGACGAGACGCTCCGTCGCCTCGCGGTGGAAGGGGACTGGGTTCTGGTCGAAGCCGGCCCATCGGGCACGCTCGCGTCGTTCACCCGCCAAGCGCGGCTCGACGGCGTGACCGCGTGGCCGGCGATCGATCAATTCGGTCAGAACGCGAAGACCATGGACAAACTGACGGCGGCGGCGACATGACGGGCATCGCAGTCTTTCCCGGCCAGGGCTCGCAGACGGTCGGCATGGGCAAGGATCTGTTCGATCGCTTCCCGGACATATGCGCGACCGCCGACCGCGTGCTCGGCTATCCGATCCGGGAGCTTTGCCTGGGCGACCCCGAGCGCAAGCTCGGCCGCACGGAGTTCACGCAGCCGGCCTTGTTCACGGTCAACGCGCTGCACTACATGGCGCATCTCGCGGACGGCGCTTCCGTTCCGGATTTCGTCGCCGGCCACAGCCTGGGGGAGTACAACGCCCTCCTCGCCGCCGAGGCCTTCGACTTCGAGACCGGCCTGCGCCTGGTTCAGAAGCGCGGCGCGCTCATGGGCGCCATCTCGGGCGGCGGCATGGCGGCCGTTCTCGGGGCGGACGCAGGCCGCGTCCGTGCGGTCATCCAGGAGGCCGGCATCTCGACGGTCGACGTCGCCAACTTCAACGCGATCAGCCAGACCGTGCTTTCCGGACCGAGCGACGATCTCGAGCGGTTGCGGCCGTCCTTCGAGTCGGCGGGCGCGAACGTCGTCCCCTTGAACGTCCGCACGGCCTTTCATTCGCGGTACATGCGCTCCGTTGCCCGGGACTTCGCCGCGTTCCTGGATACGATCCGCTTCATGCCGCTGGTCGTGCCCGTCATCTCGAACTTCACGGCGCTTCCGTATCGCGACGACGAGATCGCGAACAACCTCGTCAAGCAGATCGATCATTCCGTGCGGTGGGTCGAGAGCGTGCAATACCTGCTCGACGAGCCGGATCCCGTCTTCGTCGAGCTCGGACCGGGCACGGTGCTGACGCGTCTCATCAAGGACATCCGCCAGCACCCGACCCCGGTCAACATCGCGCGCCGGTATTGAGGCCGCCATGCGCGGGATTCTGTGCACGCAATGGGGCAAGCCGGAGGCCCTCGAGCTGGCCGACCTGCCGACCGTGTCGCCGGGGCCGGGCGAGGTGCGCCTCAAGGTCGAGGCGTCCGGCGTCAACTTCGCCGATCTCCTGACGATCGCCGGCCGGTATCAGGAGAACCCGCCCTTGCCGTTCGTGCCCGGCTTCGAGGTGGCCGGGACGATCGACGCGGTCGGCGCCGACGTCCGGGGCTGGCAACGCGGCGACCGTGTCATGGGCATGCTTCCCCATGGCGGCTACGCGGAAGCCGCGGTGCTGTCGGCGGACCAAGTGTTCACCGTGCCCGAATCCTTGACGATGGCCCAGGCCGCCGGCTTCCCCGTGGCCTACGGCACCGCCTATGGCGCGCTGGCTTGGCGGGCGCGGCTGCTGCCGGCTGAGCGCGTGCTGGTCTTCGGCGCTGCGGGCGGTGTCGGGCTGGCCGCCGTTTCGATCGCGCGGATACTCGGCGGCGAGGTCATCGCCGTCGCATCGGGTTCCGAAAGGCTGGACCATGCCGCTCGGCACGGGGCCGTGCACACGATCGACCGCGAGAGGGACGATGTGGCGACGCGGGTTCTCGAGATCACGCATGGCCGCGGCGTCGACATCGTGCTGGATCCGGTGGGAGGCGACGCGTTCGACACCGCCCTGCGCTGCCTCGCATCGGAGGGACGGCTGGTCGTCGTCGGCTTCGCCAGCGGCACGGTCGGAACGCTGTCGGCCGGGGTCGCGCTCGGCAAGAACATCGACCTGATCGGGTGCTACTGGGGCGCCTATCGCGATCGCGATGCCGACCGGGTCCGGCGCGCCTATGCCGAACTCGGCCGATGGGCCGACGCAGGCAAGCTCAATCCCCATGTCGGCCGCTGCCTGCCGCTGGCCGAGGCCCGCCAAGCCCTTGCCCTCCTGCAGGATCGAGCGGTCGCCGGCAAGATCGTCCTTACACCCTAACGCGGCAAGGGCTATTCGGCCGGCACGGCCTCCCTGACCGGCTCGAGCTCCGGGATGGCGGCGGGGGGCGGACGGCGATCGCTGGCGATCAGCATGTAGACGGCCGGCACGACGAAGAGGGTGAACATCGTGCCGATCGAGATCCCCGTCGCGATCACGAGGCCCATGTTGAAGCGCGAGGCGGCGCCGGCGCCCGATGCCGTCAGCAGCGGCACCACGCCCAGCACCATCGCGGCCGTCGTCATGATGATCGGGCGCAGGCGCGTGGCGGCCGCCCGACGCACGGCATCGCGCTTCGAGAGGCCCTGCGCCTGGAGAGCGTTGGCGAATTCGACGATCAGGATGCCGTGCTTGCTGATCAGGCCCATGAGCGTGACCAGGCCGACCTCGGTGTAGATGTTCAGCGAGACGCCGATGCCGATATAGATGAAGACGAGCGCCCCCGCGATCGACATCGGCACGGAGACGAGGATGATCACCGGATCGCGGAAGTTCTCGAACTGCGCGGACAGCGCCAGGTAAATAATGATCAGGGCGAAGCCGAAGATCGCAAGCATGCCCGCCGATTCGTTGACGTATTGCCGCGACGCCCCGCCATAGTCCACGCGGTATCCCGGCGGCAGCACGCGCTCGGCGATCTCGTCCAAGGTCTGCAGCACGTCGCCCAGGGCGACACCCGGCACGGGCACGCCCTGGATCGTCGCCGCGTTCAGCCGGCCGAAATGGTTGAGCGATTCGGGCACGGTCTGGGTCGAGATGGTGGCGATGGTCGAGAGCGGCACCGAGCTGCCGTCGGCCACCCGGATGTAATATTCCAGCAGATCGTCCGGGGTCAGCCGAAAACGCTGGTCGACCTGCGGGATGACCCGATAGGACCGGCCGTCGAGGCTGAAATAGTTCACATAGGCGCCGCTCAGCATCCACGTCAGCGACGTGCCGACCTCGCTCATCGTCAGTCCGAGAAGGGCGACCTTGTCGCGGTCGATATTGACCGTGTACTGAGGCTGGTCGATCTTCAAATCGGATACGACATAGGCGAACATTCCGCTCTTCTTCGCCTCGGCCAGAACGCTCTGCGCCACGTCGTTCAGCTGGTCGAACGGGCCGGTCGTCGTGATCGCGAACTGCACGGGGAGCCCGGAGGCGCCCGGCAGGGTCGGCGGCTGAAAGGCGACGACCTGTTCGCCCGCGATCTTGCTGGCGTCGGCCTGGACGGCCGTCTGCAGGGCGGTGGCGTTGCGGTCGCGCTCGTCCCACGGTTTCAGCACGAGACCGCCGATCGAGGTGCCGGGCACGTCGATCTGGAACATGCTGTCCAACTCAGGCAGGTCCTTCACCAGGCCGTAGAGTTGCTGCGAATAGAGCTCGCGTTGCGCGAGCGTCGCGTTCGGCGCGCCGACTGAGTCCGTGATCAGCAGGCCCTGGTCTTCCTGGGGGGCGAGCTCGCTGGTCGCGCCCGTGTAGAGAAAATAGATGCTGGCGAGCACCAGGACGGCGAAGGTGTAGGTGACCGGCCGGTAGTCCAGGCTGCGCTCCAGCCGCCGCTCGTAGCTCTGTTCGCGCCGGTCGAACCAGCGCGAGAAGGCGGCGCACGCCCGCTCGACCCGGCTGAGCTCGCCGGGTGCGCGCAGGCGCAGCAGGCGTGAGCACATCATGGGCGACAGCGTCAGCGCGACGACGCCGGACAGCGTGACCGCGCCGGCGAGGGTGAAGGCGAACTCGGTGAAGAGCGCGCCCGTCAGGCCGGACTGGAAGCCGATCGGCACGTAGACCGCGATCAGGACGAGCGTCATGGCGACGATCGGGCCGCCGAGCTCGCGGCCGGCCTTGATCGCGGCCTCCATCGGCGACAGGCCTTCCTCCATGTGGCGGTTGACGTTCTCGACGACGATGATGACGTCGTCGACCACCAGGCCGATCGCCAGGACGAGGGCGAGCAGGGTCAGCAGGTTGATGGTGAAGCCGAAGGCCAGCATCATCACGAACGTGCCGACCAGGGAGATCGGAATCGCGATGATCGGAATGATCACGGAGCGGGGCGAGCCCAGAAAGACGAAGACGACGATCGCGACGATCGCCAACGCCTCGAGCAGGGCGGCGATGACTTCCTCCAGCGAGCTGTTCACGAAGCCGGTCGCGTCGTAGATGATCTCGCTGGTGAGACCCTGCGGCAGGGCCGACTGGATGTCGGGATAGATGGCGCGGACCGCGCCGATCACGTCGAGCAGGTTGGCCGTCGGGGCCAGCTGGATGCCGACATAGACCGAGCGTTTGCCGTCGAACCAGACCTGCGATTCGTAGTCGTCGGCGCCGAGCGTGACCGTCGCCACGTCCTGGAGCCGGATGATCGCGCCGCCGGACTCGCGAATGATGAGGTTACGGAACTCGTCGAGCGAATGCAGGCCGGTTTCGGCGGAGAGAAGGGCCTGGACCATGTTGCCCTTGGTTCCTCCCAGGCCCGAGATGTAGTTGTTGGCCGACAGGGCGTTCGCGACGTCGGCCGCCGTCATGCTGTGCGCAGCCAGTTTCCGCGGGTCGAGCCAGGCGCGCATCGCGAAGTTCTGCGCGCCCAGTAGCTCGGCCGCCTGTATGCCCGAGATCGTCTCGATCTGCGGCTTGACCACGCGGATGATGTAGTCGGTGATCTGGTTCGGCTGCAGGATTTCGCTGTAGAAGCCGATATACATGGCGTCGACGGTCGTGCTGTTCGCGACCGTCACCGCCGGCTGGAGCGTGCCGGTCGGAAGCTGGTTGATGATGGCGTTGACCCGCGTGCTGATGTCGGACAGGGCCGCGCGCGAATCGTAGTTCAAGTCGAGATTGGCGGTGATCGTGCTGACGCCGGTCTGGCTGGTCGAGGTCATGTAGTCGATGCCGTCGACCTGCGCGATCGCCTGCTCGATCGGCGTCGTGATGAAACCGGCCACGGTCGAGGGA
Above is a genomic segment from Geminicoccaceae bacterium SCSIO 64248 containing:
- a CDS encoding cytochrome P450; translated protein: MADAPLVRGLPPGPPFRLLQMVRYLRDPYTTLRGYARRYGDLFTVRTARLSVMTGRPELVRQIITAPVDQYGVNLDPGPARVLGMNGTTRLAGRALRRERRLLVPHFQGETLNAMGGVMREAALDAFGGMPQGESFLVREKAVAVALDVILRTVFGADTPESMQAFRSAISAFSEGYGKPSFLLLAAMRFDNDNLPPYRRFGAARRRLEDLLQEAIVRARADGAQGASVLSRIVAARHEDGSPMSDAAIRDNMITTLIAGHETSVVSLSWGLYWLHREPRCLGALLDELAPLGPDADPMAWARLPLLDAVVRESLRLWPVATDINRVLARPMELGGYELPAGTNVAASSAILHYDPDLYPDGDAFRPERFLERRFGPHEFLPFGGGERMCPGSHLSTFEMKVVLATLLTRYRYTLLDRGPLKVKRMGGMMTPSTGVRLRLDGPRR
- a CDS encoding methyltransferase domain-containing protein, which codes for MDRTESAASSPMTALGLIGRLLMARGRNRADLCYEFMGTRNCPTTDSTYLNLGYWRDTNDYRQAAEAMVDLLGHAAAIGEGDTVVDAGCGFGDQDVRLAQTRNAVRIHGVNITESQIAHARLHNAHPRVTYHVASATALPFEDGSIDKVVSLEAAFHFDTRETFLREAFRVLRPGGRLAVIDLVPLERNGRPQTGGLRGALERWASQTPGANVYGITRYGEILRATGYVDGQLRSIAPDVLPPYVAFMHKLLADPDQASRFHPMIRKAMQHPNNPFASSDYILVTAAKPASA
- a CDS encoding PfaD family polyunsaturated fatty acid/polyketide biosynthesis protein, which gives rise to MDASPIPCASDRPSSTASDVLGDVSFLADHGVRHPYVAGAMGKGIASEEWVVRLARAGILSFFGAGGLPVARVASAIRRIRAAVGPNGSFGVNLLHSPVLPAQEDELVDLLLAEQVDRIEASAFVRATPALVRYRVAGLASGPDGSTVIRNRVIAKVSRPEVARQFFAPPDGDIVRALLGSGRITAEQARLAQGVPLADDVCAEADSGGHTDRRVAYTLVPHFRRLRDEIAARTRLRQRVRIGAAGGIGTPEAAAAAFMLGADFILTGSINQCTPEAGISETAKDMLAQADLADVEIAPAGDMFELGAKVQVLKRGSLFAGRANRLYELYRTLPGLDAIPADDRREIEERYFGRTIDAIWQETADFYAGHAASELVEAEANPRKKMAMVFRWYFIHSSRLAIDGRADQRANFQIHCGPAMGAANRWLKGTALEDWRRRHVDVLADRLMQEAAAIFVERLDAVVNRGRQPAPTPMRASLR
- a CDS encoding AarF/UbiB family protein: MNVVAFDRQASAGLSSRKRTGIRPKVVRRVVILPGASRMRQPEREPTALTIPSEQKGVAIVDSPFSDHSSVFLVAGAFIRVFFKLLWLRIKGEGSPARTGRELRAVFERLGGLWMKVGQLMSLRRDALPTELCDELAQLQHRALGFSPEVAMQVVERELGASIDSVFAAFDPMPFAAASLSQVHAARLRKGNKDVVVKVLRPGVRERFVRDMRLLRFVAKRLNRLPSLRRLRLQDAMGEFEEIFREETDYRYEISNMKELRRTTRGHKIYIPHVYGDLSTSNIIVMERIAGVLMSDYIRIREEDPERVNRWLEANNIKPKLVGKRLLISFMRQLFENNLFHADLHPGNIILLRDSRIALIDLGSVGSLDREFLTLYRGLQRALADNDFGKAADLQLRLCVQLPSRNMRELRSDLIRSLRVWSNKTKIPHLPFAERSVNNGAAEVSRILYRYGAQQTWEFLKIARTLSTLDGSLSYLHKDLNYIKILQEYFKKATRRVIMASIKPQAIASRLGQMAATIDEYHLMLGPVMRASAFNFEATVSKVSRIFALVIKVTSFIVAISLIGVMYRFTFHDHTLNGTDDYTLLDTIVDDLPNLEYGWWVILIVTGCFLLLVASRIVRELLQPEPNSRRRSQ
- a CDS encoding 4'-phosphopantetheinyl transferase superfamily protein, which produces MFDLPPPAWRFVNGPHGKPDIDPAHGLPAVRFNISHTHGAVACAMAMGHDIGVDIECAERGGHPLEIAGAYFAPSEQALLRATSPASQRDLFFRLWTLKEAYVKARGEGLALPLDRFAFRPDDPVTISFAESCADDADDWLFRTLRPSAGHVLSLAVRHGTRNRVAVRSRPMTHSAIDRLIRTEVSVTSQRDAGWQGSDARERRGL
- a CDS encoding acyltransferase domain-containing protein — protein: MPRTIMMFCGQGAQYYQMGREFYRENAIYRQAIDRCDAICKALGARPVSDIVYSRPLGESEHFDHLTESNVALLSVEYALAMVMFDRGVQPERLLGYSLGETVAAVVGGVLALEDGLRLVHGQAELLRRLGTPGGMVAALADHGRVRRCVGDYAEIAAVNAPAHCVVSTVAATIPATCDALEREGVIWARLPIRYPFHASPLEPMAEPMLRFLSDFRYEVPRLPIVSAATGGIVGRFDAAHVWSVMRERLCFDETLRRLAVEGDWVLVEAGPSGTLASFTRQARLDGVTAWPAIDQFGQNAKTMDKLTAAAT
- the fabD gene encoding ACP S-malonyltransferase; amino-acid sequence: MTGIAVFPGQGSQTVGMGKDLFDRFPDICATADRVLGYPIRELCLGDPERKLGRTEFTQPALFTVNALHYMAHLADGASVPDFVAGHSLGEYNALLAAEAFDFETGLRLVQKRGALMGAISGGGMAAVLGADAGRVRAVIQEAGISTVDVANFNAISQTVLSGPSDDLERLRPSFESAGANVVPLNVRTAFHSRYMRSVARDFAAFLDTIRFMPLVVPVISNFTALPYRDDEIANNLVKQIDHSVRWVESVQYLLDEPDPVFVELGPGTVLTRLIKDIRQHPTPVNIARRY